A single Rhodothermales bacterium DNA region contains:
- a CDS encoding spore maturation protein: METFRSVLDLLSVFVLPAIIVGFPLYGLFKKVPVYEEFVEGAKEGFGVAVRIIPYLVAILFAIGMFRASGALDFFTDALRPLLALIGVPAEVIPMALIRPLTGSGSAALVADMIQQYGEDSILVKMAATMFGSTETTFYVLAVYFGAVQVRKTRHAVPAGLIADFSAMLIAVYVVLLLFG; encoded by the coding sequence ATGGAAACCTTTCGCTCCGTACTCGACCTGCTCTCGGTGTTCGTTCTTCCCGCGATCATCGTCGGCTTTCCGCTCTACGGTCTGTTCAAAAAAGTACCCGTCTACGAGGAATTTGTGGAAGGCGCAAAAGAAGGCTTCGGCGTGGCGGTCCGCATCATCCCCTACCTGGTCGCCATCCTGTTCGCGATCGGCATGTTTCGGGCGTCGGGCGCGCTGGATTTCTTCACCGACGCGCTGCGTCCGCTGCTGGCGTTGATCGGCGTGCCGGCGGAAGTCATCCCTATGGCCCTCATCCGCCCCCTCACGGGCTCCGGATCGGCGGCATTGGTGGCGGATATGATCCAGCAATACGGGGAGGATTCGATCCTGGTGAAGATGGCCGCGACGATGTTCGGGTCCACGGAGACTACGTTTTACGTGCTGGCCGTTTACTTCGGCGCGGTCCAGGTCCGCAAGACGCGCCACGCCGTGCCGGCGGGATTGATCGCCGATTTCAGCGCCATGCTCATCGCCGTCTACGTCGTGTTGCTGCTCTTTGGCTGA